One Archangium violaceum genomic window, AGGCGCTGTGCGAGCGCTTCCGGCCGAAGGACGCGATGTGGGTGCGCGTCGAGCACGACCCCCAGAGCTGCCGCCAGAAGGGGGACTTCGCCTGCACGTACCAGATGACCTGGTGAGCGCGGGCGCTACTTCGCGGGAGGCGAGGAGAGGACGAGGATGAGCTCGCCGCCCACGTGCTTGCCAACGTTCTGATAGACGGAGCCCTGGCGGCCCAGCTCCACGTCCATGCCGCCGCCCTGGGGCACCTCCACGCGGAGGGTGGCGGTATCGCCCTGCATGCGCAGCAACTTCAGCGAGGCGTTGGCGCCATTGGGCAGCTTCACCTCGGTGGCATCCTTGCTGCCCACCTCCAGCGTCTGCTGCGACAGGCGCTTGAAGGAGGTGAAGTTGAAGTTCTGCCGCTGGAAGGTCTCCTTCATCTTCTGGAGCTGCGGCGGATCCACCTCGGTGCCCCTGCGGGAGACGAGCACCACCTCCACCTGCACCTTGAGCTTCTCCTCCTGGGCCTGGGCCGCCGCCGACGACAGGAACAACCCCAGCAGGGCCAGGGTCGGCAGGGCCGCCGGCATGCGCATCGTCATCGTCACAGCTCTCCTCCCTTGGGGGGATCGACCTGCTGGGCCGGGTCCTTCTTCTTCTTCACCGGCTCCCCGTCCAGCTCGTCCGAGTCGTCGTCGGGCCTGCCCTGGGGCTGGGCCGACGAGGCATCGTGCGCCGGCTGCGAGTCCTGGTCCATCATCCAGATGATGGTGTTGCCATCATCGGACTCGAGCACCACCGGAGCCACCTTGGCGCCCTCGGAGGCCCGGACGGCGCGCACCCGCATCCGGTCGGCGCCGTAGCCCATGGGCGCGTCGTTCTGGCTCGCCAGGAGCGGCACGAGGACCAGCACCAGCACGGCCGCCGTGGCCAGCGAGGAGACCATGGCGGTGCGGTGGTAGAGGAACATCTCGGAGAACGAGATGCGCAGCCGCTCGAGCAGGGGCGGACGCTCGGGCGTCACCCGGGCCATGACGCGCTGGGTGAAGTCCTTGAAGTCCACCTCGTCCACCGCCATCTCGAGCCCCACGCGCAGCAGCGCGGACTCGGCGCGCAGATCCGCCGCCCGGCTGGCGCAGTCACGGCAGGCGGCCAGGTGACGCTCGACGTTGACGCGCTCGGCGGGGGACACTTCCCCGTCGATATAGGGAGACAGCAGTGGGACGAAGCGCTCGCACGCGGGATTTCCGGCCATGTTCCTCACCCGGTGTAATGGGGGACTTGGAGGTTGGACGGCAGCACGGGAGCGATATTCCAGTCCCAGTCACTCACTGCCCACCCCGCTCTTGGCCTCGTCCAACTCCAGGTATTCACTGAGGATTTTCTGCACCTTGGCCCGCGCGTGGAAGAGCCGGCTCATCACCGTTCCCTTGGGAATTTCCAGCGTTCGGGAGAGATCCTCGTAGCTCATGCCCTCGATCTCGCGCAGCAGGAGGATGGCGCGGTGTTTCTCAGGAACGGCCGCGAGGGCCTCCTGGATTTTCTCCGCCAATTCGCGGCGCAGGGCGCTCTTCTGGGGGTTGGTGCCCAACCGGCTGCCGAGCGCGCCGATACGGGCCTCGGACAGATCGGTGGCGACGGACTCGTCGAACTCCTCGGTCTCGCCGCCAGAAGCTCCCTTCCGACGCATCACGTCGATACAGATATTGACGGTGATGCGGTAGAGCCAGGTGTAGAAGGACGAGTCGCCCTTGAAGTGGTCGAGGTACTTGTAGACCTTGACGAACGCCTCCTGCGAGACGTCCATCGCCTCTTCCTTGTCCTTGAGCATTCCCAGCGCGACGGCATACACCTTGCGTTGGTATCGCTCGACGAGGAGCTTGAAGGCGCGCTGGTCTCCATCACGAACGCGCTTGACGAGAGTGAGATCGTCGGTGGCCAAGGGTGCGCCACCCTAGCATGAGCGCCCCCAGCCCCAAGCATTCTGAAATGGGGGGTGAACGTTCACCGGTGGGCGGCCTCACAGGCTGGCGAGCATGCCCACCAACAGTGCCGCACCCGCCAGGGCGATGACGGCCCCGAAGGCCGCCTGGCTCCACTTCTCCTGAAGGAGGGAGCTGTCCTCCGGGGAGTCCCGGAGGCCGTGCAGGGCATTCCAGAGCATATGGGGGCCCAGACGCCCGCGGGAACCCCGGCGCTCGAGGCCCGAAGCCGGCATGTCCTCCGGGTTCGGAGCCACGCCCTGAGCCGCCAGGGCCACGCCCGGGAGAACCAGCCCCGGTTGCACGGCCGGTGGGGGCGCACGCTCTGGAGGGGCCTCGAACGGGCTGTCCTTCTGCTCCTGGAGAACGGGCGTCCCGGCGACCTGAGAGTCGGGGCGCGCGAGGTGATGCGCCTCCACCACCGGGAGGAAGACCTCCGAGGAGAGCCGCTCCGGCCGGGGCTCGATGCGGACTCCAGAGAGCCGCGCCTTCAGTTCCTCCGGGGAACGGGCCTCCAGCAACTCGAGGGCCACCTCCACCCCATCCCGGCCGCTGTCCACATCCCGCAGGTCCCCGAAGCCATGCCGGGTGAGCACTTCCTGGAAACGCTCCCGCCCCGCGGCGCTCTGGCCCGCCGGATCCTTCGCGTTCGCCCGCGCATAGGCGATGAAGAAGGCCCAGAGGCGGGCGGCGCGCTCCGAGGGGGGCAGGCGCGAGGGCCGGAGCTCCGCGCCCAGGAAGCGCAGCTCCTCGTCGAGATGGTGAGCGAGCGACTCCTGGCCGATGGCTTCGGGGAACTCCGGCAGCAGTTCCTCCAGGGGCTTCGCGTCCAGGGGCTTCGCGACCTCGGGCGCCTCCGGGCCTCCCGGAGTCATCACGGGCACCGGAACGAAGCCGTCCCCCTTGTGCGAAGTCTCCGTGGTGCGCGGAGTCTCCGTGGGATGGGCGGGAGAAGCGGAACCCTCCCACCGCTCGGGAACCGCACGGGTGGAGCCGGAGCCCTCCCTCGTGGAACGGGCGCCCTCGAAGACACCGGAGGACCTGCCCTCGCGCGTCCTACCGGAGCGGGGTGGGCCTCCCATCTCCAGTCCATCCTGGGCGAAGTTCCAGATGCCAGTCCTGGCGTCGCTCTTCGCCTCCTTCGCCTCGCTCTTCGGCTCACGCTGGCCACCCGGCCGAGGGAGCTCCGGCTGGGTGGGCGCACGGCCGATGCGCGTCTTCTCCTCGCGAGCCGCACCGGAACCAGGGCCCGACCTGTCGGGACGGCCCGGGAGGCCGCCCTCGGAGGAGCGGGGCGAGACCTGGCCCTGGGGGCTC contains:
- a CDS encoding anti-sigma factor family protein, with amino-acid sequence MAGNPACERFVPLLSPYIDGEVSPAERVNVERHLAACRDCASRAADLRAESALLRVGLEMAVDEVDFKDFTQRVMARVTPERPPLLERLRISFSEMFLYHRTAMVSSLATAAVLVLVLVPLLASQNDAPMGYGADRMRVRAVRASEGAKVAPVVLESDDGNTIIWMMDQDSQPAHDASSAQPQGRPDDDSDELDGEPVKKKKDPAQQVDPPKGGEL
- a CDS encoding RNA polymerase sigma factor: MATDDLTLVKRVRDGDQRAFKLLVERYQRKVYAVALGMLKDKEEAMDVSQEAFVKVYKYLDHFKGDSSFYTWLYRITVNICIDVMRRKGASGGETEEFDESVATDLSEARIGALGSRLGTNPQKSALRRELAEKIQEALAAVPEKHRAILLLREIEGMSYEDLSRTLEIPKGTVMSRLFHARAKVQKILSEYLELDEAKSGVGSE